GGCCTGCATCTTCATCGTCACCATCCCCGCGGGCGTCGCCTCGTTCCGCATGGCCTCCTACGCCCTCTGGCCCTTCGGCCGGGCGGTCGTGGACAAGCCCGGCGGGTCGGCCGGCGTCTCCGCCGTGATGAACATCATCTGGTTCGTCATCGCGGGCGTGTGGCTGGCCCTCGGGCACGTCGCCACGGCCATCGCCCAGGCGGTCACCATCATCGGCATCCCGCTGGCCATCGCGAACCTGAAGATGATCCCCGTCACCTGCTTCCCCTTCGGCAAGGAAATCATCGACGCGGACCGGGCCCGCAACGGCTTCTCGCCGTTCTGATCCCCGTCCGATCCACGCCGTAGCCCGCGCCCCTCACTTTCCACCGCGCAACGCGAAACGGCCCGCCCCTCGAACGAGGAGGCGGGCCGTCGCAAAGCGGGGAACGCTTACCTGTTGGCGCGGTACCAGGCCAGCAGGGCGTCGGTGGAGGCGTCGCCGGAATCCGGCTCGGCCTCGCCCGTCACCGCCGGCAGCAGATCGCCGGCCTGCTTCTTGCCCAACTCGACGCCCCACTGGTCGAACGAGTTGATGTCCCAGATGACGCCCTGCACGAACGTGATGTGCTCGTAGAGCGCGATGAGGGCGCCGACCGCGGCCGGGGTGAGCTCCTCGGCCAGGATCGTCGTCGACGGGCGGTTGCCCGGCATGACCTTGTGGGGGATGAGCTCCTCGGGCACGCCCTCGGCGGCCAGCTCCTCCTCGTTCTTGCCGAACGCCAGGACCTTCGACTGCGCGAAGAAGTTGGACATCAGCAGGTCGTGCATCGAACCGGTGCCGTCGGCCGTCGGCAGGTCCTGGCGGGGGCGGGCGAAGCCGATGAAGTCCGCCGGCACCAGCCGCGTGCCCTGGTGCAGCAGCTGGTAGAAGGCGTGCTGGCCGTTGGTGCCCGGCTCACCCCAGTAGATCTCGCCGGTCTCGCAGTTGACCCACTCGCCGTCGCGGCGCACGGACTTGCCGTTGGACTCCATGGTCAGCTGCTGCAGGTACGCCGGGAAGCGCGACAGATCTTCGGAGTAGGGCAGCACCACGTGGGAGTCGGCGCCCAGGAACTCGCCGTACCAGAGGCCCAGCAGGCCCATCAGGACCGGCACGTTCTTCTCCAGCGGGGTGTTCAGGAAGTGCTCGTCCATCAGGCGGAAGCCCTCGAGCAGGCGCGTGAAGTCCATCGGGCCGACGACGGCCATGATGGACAGGCCGATCGCCGAGTCGACCGAGTAGCGGCCGCCGACCCAGTCCCAGAAGCCGAACATGTTGTCCGTGTCGATGCCGAACTCGGCGACCTTCTCCGCGTTGGTGGACACCGCGACGAAGTGCTTGGACACCGCGGCCTCGTCGCCGAGCCGCTCGATGAGCCAGCGGCGGGCGGCGTGCGCGTTGGCCAGGGTCTCCTGGGTGGTGAACGTCTTCGACGCCACGATGAACAGCGTCGACTCCGGGTCGACCTCCTCGAGCACCGCCGACAGGTCGGACGGGTCGACGTTGGAGACGAAGCGGGCGTCGATGCCGGCGGTGGCGTAGGTGCGCAGCGCCTTGGTCACCATCGCCGGGCCCAGGTCGGAGCCGCCGATGCCGATGTTGACCACGGTCTTGATGGTGCGGCCGGTGTGCCCCAGCCAGTCGCCCGAGCGCAGGGCGCGGGCGAAGTCGCGCATGCGGCCCAGGACGTCGTGGACGTCGGCGGCGACGTCCTGGCCGTCGACCTCCAGGTCCTCGTCGACCGGCAGTCGCAGGGCGGTGTGCAGCACCGCGCGGTCCTCGGTGTTGTTGATGTGCTCGCCGGCGAACATCCGGGTGCGGGCGCCTTCCACGTCGGCGGCGCGGGCGACGTCCAGCAGGGCGGACAGGGCCGCGTCATCGACGAAGTTCTTGGACAGGTCGACCCGCAGGCCCGCGGCGTCGAAGGTCAGCTTTTCCGCGCGCTGCGGATCCTCCGCGAACATGCCGCGCAGATCCAGCTCGATGATGCGGTTCTGCTGCTCTTCGAGCGCCTCCCACTGGGGGGTGGTGGTGATGTCCGTCATGGGTTTCTCCAGCTCCTTCGGTGTGGCGGTTACGCCAGTCCAGCCTAGTTGCGGTTGGCGGGTCGTGCGGGGCGGGAAGGCCCCGCTTGACGACGCCGCGCCCGGTCTCGCGTGCGGCGGGTTCGGGCGGCTAGGAGCTGCCCGGACCAAAGAGCGACATCAGGAACTTGCCGATGATCCCGAGACTGCCCAGTACGCCGATGATCGCGTCGAGGAAGCTCGACGAGCCGGAGGATCCGGACGAGCCGGACGAGCCGCTGCCCGGGTCGGGCCGCGGATCCGGGGTCGGCTCCGGGTCGGGGTCCGGGGTGGGCTCGTCGATGATCACGTCGTGCGGCTTGACGTCGAAGGTGACGGGGTCGGAGGTGGAGGGTTCGAGGACCTCGGTGATCACGCCCTCTTCGTCCTTCTTCTCCTGGCCGTTGAACACGGCGCGGACCTTGTGCTCGCCGCGTTCGGCGAAGCGGTGGTCGAAGGTGGCCTTCCCGGTCGCGGGGTCGACCGGGGCGGTGCCCAGGAAGGTCTCTCCGTCGAAGAAGGACACCGTGGCACCTTCCCGGATGGTGCTGCCGTGGGCGTCGACCGTGGCGATGAAGCGGATCAGGTCGCCGGTGCGCACCTCGGCGTCGACGTCGACGTCGGGACGCGTGTAGGTGAGGTCGGTGTCGGTGTCCCGGCTGCCCGGGTCGGCGACGGTGAGCACCGCGGCCTCCGATTCGGCGCGCGGGTAGACGCGGCCGTCGACCTCGCGCCGTTCGACCAGGGCGGTGATGCGCTTCGGGCCGGAGGCGTCGAAGGCGTGCTCGATGGTGGCGACGCCGTCGGGGCCGGCGGTGGCGGTGCCGATGCGGATGCCGTCGGCGCGGAAGATGACCTCGGCGCCTTCGGGGATGGACGGGGTGGCCGCGTACCTGGCGGTGATGGTCGCCTTCTTGCCGACCAGGACGCCGTCCTCGTCGAGATCGACGGAGATGGAGGTGCGGGCGACGGGGGCGATGTCGACGTCGACGGTGTCCTCGGCGCCGGTGAGCTCCTGCGTCTCGGTCTCCATGTCGGCGACGACGGCGCGGAAGGTCCGGGTGGCCTTCTCGTCCGGGACGTTCACGGTGACGGTGGCGGCCCCGTTGGACACCGGCGCCCGGCCGACCTCCCGGTCGCCTTCGTGGAAGACCACCTCGACGCCCTCGGGCAGGGTCTTGCCGTCCTCGGCGCCGACCGCCGCGCGCAGCTCGACGGGCACCTGGCCGTCGGCGGCGTCGGCGACCTTCGCGTCGGCCGTCAGGTCGACGGTGGCCTTCACCCGCTCGCGCGGCACCGGGTTGACCTTAACGGTGGTGGAGTCCTCCGACGGGCTGATGCGGCCCTGGACTCCCAGGTAGCGGGCGGTGGCGGTGTGGGTGACCGGGTCGCGGCCGTCGAGCTTCGGGTACGTGTGCGTCGTGGTGGCGACGCCGTCGGCGACGTCCACGGTCGCCCGCGGCGAGCCGTCGCCGAAGTCGAACTCGACCTTGCCCTCGGTCACCGGGGAACCGTCATCGTGGGTGACGTTGGCGGTCAGGGTGGTGGGGCCGTCTCCGGAGGTGATCTCCAGGTCGGTGGAGGTGGGGGCGAACTGCGTGTCGGTGCCGCGCTCGACGACGCGGGTGGAGGTCAGGGTGGCGCCGGCGGAGTTCGGGTTGCAGTACACCGCGTCCGTGACGTTCGCGGTGGCGACGAAGGAGACGGAGTTGTCGGTGGACTTGATCGCGGCGGGGACGCCCGCGCCGCGCAGCCCCGTGACGATGGTCGAACCGGCGGTGTCCGGGGCGGTCACGTCGAAGGCGATTTTGGGCAGGCGGAAGGTCCGGTCCGTGCCGACCTTCAGGTTGCCGCCGCCGCTCCACCAGTCGTTTTCGTTGCCGCCGTTGTTCACCGAGTTGGCGCCGTCCCAGATGCGGGCGAACGCGCCGGCGGGATCCGGGTTGCCGGATTCGTTGACGCGCTGGACCACGGGGTCGCCGTCCAGGGAGGTGCCGGCACCGGCGATGCGCAGGTTGGAGATCTCGACGCCCGAGGGAAGCGCGAAGTCGTACTTGATGCGGCCGAGCTGCTTGCCGCCGGCGGTCATCTGCCCGGGCTGGAGCTCGACGGTGAACTCGTCGCCGGGATGGACCTGCTCGGGGTAGGTGACCGTGACGTTCTCGGTGGCCAGATCGGCGCCGGAACCCGTGGAGGTCAACGAGCGGTCCTCGACGCATTGGTTTGCGACTGTCTTGGTTTCGGTCACTGGTGCGGACGGCGCGGCCGCGGCGCCCGGCAGGTTGATCAGCCCGAAGACGAGCGCCGTGGCGGCGGTCGCGGCCGCGGGGAGCCGGAGAGTCCTGAGTTTCACGTTCGTGTCCTTATCTGATCGTCTGATCCGGGTCGGTTCGCGGGGGGCACCCGTTGGCGACGGATCCGTCATCACCGTCGTAAAAGTCGAACAATGTTCAAATCTTGCGCGGGGTTGCCGCCCTCCGTCGACAAATCCCGCGCCCGCGCGCACCATGGGTGTCATGGGACACTCAGTTAACGACATTACTTCAACTGCGCCGACCCGGCTTTTCCTCGGCGGGGAGTTCCGCGACGCCTCCGACGGCGGCACGTTCGAGCTCCGCGACCCCGCGACCGACCGCGTCCTCGTCGAGGTCGCCTCGGCCACGGAGGCCGACGCGCGGGCGGCCCTCGACGCGGCGTGCGGGGCGCAGGCCGAGTGGGCGGCGACGGCGCCGCGCGAGCGCGGCGAGATCCTGCGGCGGGCCTACGAGCTGATCATCGAGCATGGCGACGAGCTCACCCGCCTCCAGTCCCTCGAGATGGGCCGTGCGCTGCCCGATTCGAGGGCCGAGGTGAAGTACGCGGCGGAGTTCTTCCGTTGGTTCTCGGAGGAGGCCGTGCGCATGCGCGGCGATTACCGCCGCTCGCCGGACGGCAACTCCCGCGTGGTCACGGTGCGCCAGCCGGTCGGCCCGGCGCTGGCGATCACCCCGTGGAACTTCCCGCTGGCCATGGGCGCGCGGAAGATCGCGCCGGCGCTGGCGGCGGGGTGCACGATCATCGCCAAGCCCGCGTCGAAGACCCCGCTGACCATGCTGTACCTGGCCAAGCTGCTGCAGGAGGCGGGCGTTCCCGCCGGGGTCGTGCAGGTCCTGCCGACGGGCTCCGCGAAGAACGTGTCGGCCATCCTCGACGACGATCGCCTGCGCAAGTTCACGTTCACCGGTTCCACCGAGGTCGGGCAGATGCTGGCGGCGAAGGCCATGGAGACGTCAATGAAGGTCTCGCTGGAGCTCGGCGGCAATGCCCCGTTCGTCGTGCTGGAGGACGCCGACGTGGACAAGGCGGTGCAGGCGGTCAAGGCGGCGAAGCTGCGTAACGGCGGCCAGGTCTGCATCGCGCCGAACCGCTTCATCGTCCACGAGTCGCTGGCGGAGGAGTTCACCGAGGGCGTCGTCGCGATGTTCCGCGAGCTCACCCTGGGCCGCGGCACCGACGAGGGGACGGATCTCGGCCCCCTGGCCCTGCGGGATCAGCAGGAGACCGTCGCGAGGCTCGTCGACGATGCCGTGCAGCGCGGCGCGACCGTGCGCTGCGGCGGCTCCATCCCGGAGCTCCCCGGCGAGCTCGCCGACGGCTACTTCTTCGAGCCCACCGTCCTCACCGGCTTCCCGCTGGACGCGGACATCGTGGCGGAGGAAATCTTCGGCCCCGTCGTCGCGGTCACCGAGGTCGCCGACGACGAGGAGGCCATCGCGCGGGCGAATGACACGATCTTCGGCCTGGCGGCCTACGTGTTCAGCGAGAACCTCACGCGCGCGCTCGGCGCGGCGGAGGCCATCGAGGCCGGCATGGTCGCGGTGAACAAGGGCGGGCTTTCCGACGCCTCGGCACCGTTCGGCGGCGTGAAGCAGTCGGGGCTCGGGCGCGAGGGCGGTTTCACCGGCATCGACGAGTTCCTCGAGGACAAGCTGATCTCGCTGGAGGGATAGCCGCCCCCGGGGTTGAGACGCAGACCCCGGGGGCGGGGTCATTCGGACTGTGCCGTTTTTGCGGTGCCGTCTATTCGGACAGCGCCCTGGCCAGGCGCTCGTGGGCGTCGGTGATTTCCCGCGGCAGCCGATCGAACTGGGCCAGGTGCTCCGACCTGAACGCGATCTCCCGCCGCCACCGGTCGCGGTCGATGGTCAGGACGCGATGGAGATCGTCCGCGTCGATCTCCAGGCCGGTGAGGTCCAGCTCCTCCGCCGTGGGCAGGACGCCGACCGGGGTCGGGTTGCCCTCCACTTCGCCGGCCTTCCACTGCATGAGCCACAGCAGAGCCCGGAGGTTCTCGCGGTAGCCGGGCCACAGGAAGCGGCCGTCCCCCGGATCGCGCTGGAACCAGTTCACGTGGGCGAAGGCGGGCTTCTCCGACAGCGACCCGATGACGTCGAGCCAGTGGCGGGCGTAGTCGCCCTCGCCGTAGGACATGAACGGGCGCATGGACATGGGGTCGTACCGGAGCTTGCCGTCCAGGCCCTCGGCGGCGAAGGTCGCCTCGGCGCCGAGCGTCAGGCCGTCGTACACGCCCTCGACGTAGTCGGGCAGCGCGCGGACCAGGGGCTCGCGGTCCCGGGTGCGTCCGCCGAAGATGATCGCGTCGATGATCACGCCCTCGGGGTTGGCGTACTCCTCCGCGAGATTGGGGAGGTTCGCCAGCTGCGTGGTGAACCGGGAGTTCGGGTGGGCCCACGGGGCTCCCTTGTCCTCTTCGGCGCGCTCGGCGATCGGCTCGCCCTTCCAGTCGAGCCATCCGTCGAGGTCCGCGGGCGGCTCCGGGGTGAGGCCCTCCCACCACACGTCCCCGGTCTTTTCGTTGTAGGCGACGTTGGTGAAGATGGTGCCGGTGCCCGGGGCGATCGATTCCAGCGCGGTCGGGTTCGAATCGCGGTTGGTGTCCTTGGCGATGCCGAAGGCCCCGTACTCGGGGTTCATGCCGCGCAGCCGCCCGTCCCCGTCGCGCCACATCCAGGTGATGTCGTCGCCGTAAAACTCGACGTGGTAGCGGTCTCCTAGCCCGTCCGGGGCCAGGGTCATGGCCAGGTTGGTCTTGCCCGACGCCGACGGGAACCCGCCGGCGACGTGGTACTTCTTCCCCGTCTCGCGGTCGGTGATGCCCAGCAGCAGGAATTGGTCGGCCAGGAAGCCGTTCTTCCAGCCGTCGGACGAGGCCAGGCGCAGGCCGTGGGCGATCTTGCCCAGCAGCGCGTTTCCGCCGTAGGCCGAACCGAAGTGGAGGATCATCCGCCGGTCGGGGATCGTCGCGAACAGGCGCAGGTCCTCATCCGTGCCCTGGCCGAGGTTCGGCAGGTCGCCGACGACGTGCACGCCGCGGACGAAATTGTCGGGATCCTCCAGGTTCGCCACATGCTCCAGGCCGACGCGGGCCATGCGGATCATCTGCAGCACCACGTTGCGGTCGTCGGTGAGCTCCACGCCCGCCGCGAACTGCTCGAGCGGGGCCCCGGGCGCCGCCATCAGGTAGGGCACCACGTACATGGTCTTGCCCTTCGAGGCGCCGCGCATCCGCTCGGTGATGGTCGCGATGACCTCCGAGCTCGGCTTCCAGTTGTTGTAGGCGCCCGCGTCGGAGGGGTCGGCCGTCGCCACGACCGTGCGTTCCTCGGTGCGGGCCGTGTCCTTCACGTAGGAGCGCGAGTAGTACCGGCCTTCGCCGGCGGGCAGGAGGGTCCCGTCCGCCAGCGCCTCCCCGATCAGCCGCCCGTCGTCCTCGGGGCCGATGAGCTCGATCCGGTCCGGGTCGGTGATCGCCGCCCACTCTTCCACGAATTCGCGTATCGGAGCGCTCGTGATGCTCTCGGGGATGGCGGAAGGGCGGGTCGTCGTCATTGGGGATTCCTTTCAACCGGTGGCCGCAGGTGCCCGGGTGGATCGGGCGGCGCGTTCGCCCCGAGCGTATCCCAATGTACGTTGCTACGTAATGTGATGTTCGTTATTGCCTCGGTGGAGGCTCATGGTCCGCAACCCGAGCCGCATGTTCCGCAACCGACGGCCGGCCGGCGTCACACCCGCGCTTCCGCGACCTCAACGGCGGGGGCGGCGGGGTTCTTCGGCACCAGCGCGAAGAGGATCATGCCCGCGATCAGCACCAGGGCGATGCCGCCGATGCCCGCCCGGTCGGTGCCGAAGACGGCCACCAGCGCGGCGAACGCGGCCGGCGCCATCCAGCTCACCGCGCGGCCGGTGGTGACGTAGAGGCCGAACATCTGGCCCTCGCGGCCCTCCGGCGCGATGCGCGCCAGGAAAGAGCGCGCCGCCGACTGCGCCGGGCCGACGAACAGGCACAGCGTCAGGCCCAGCGGCCAGAACCACCCGGGGCCGTCGACGAAGAGCAGGGCGACGGACGTGACCACCATCAGGCCCAGCGACCACAGGATGACCGGGCGCGGCCCGATGAAATCATCCAGGAAGCCGGCGCCGAGTGCGCCGAGCGCCGAGACGACGTTGGCGGCGATGCCGAACAGCAGGACGTCGGCGGGGGACAGCCCGTAGACGGTCACGGCCAGGATCGCCCCGAAGGTGAACACGCCGGCCAGGCCGTCGCGGAACACGGCCTGCGCGACCAGGAACTTGATGGACCGCGGATCCTCCCGCCACAACTGCTTCAGTTCGCCGAACAGCCGCTTGTACGACTCGCCGTAGCTGCCGTCGATGTCCCGGTCGGGCGCGATCTCGGGCACTCGGAAGAACGTCGGCAGCGCGAACACCAGGAACCACGCGGCGGCGACCAGCGCGACCACGCGGACGTTCATGCCGTCGGCCGTCGACAAGCCGAACGCCCCGCCCTCGCCGGCGATGAACCCGACGTAGCAGAGCAGGAGCAGGAAGATGCCCCCGAAGTACCCCGCCGACCAGCCGATGCCGGACACCCTGCCGACGTTGTCCGGGGTGGACACCTGCCGGAGCATGGCGAAGTAGGAGACCTCCGCGAACTCGAAGGCGACGGCGCCGACCGCCATGATCGCGATGCCCGGCCAGAACCAGGCGGGCTCGTTGCGGATGAAGAACAGCGACGCCATCAGCGCGATGACCACGAGCGTCCACATCGTCATCGACCACCGCCGCTTGCCCTTCGCATCGGCGCGGCGGCCCTGGACGGGGGCGACGACGGCGATGATGACGCCCGCCGCGGCCATCGCCCAGCCGTACCACGACGACGCCGGGATCGGCCCGCCGATGTCCGCGCCCACCGATTCGGTGAGGTAGACGGAGTAGATGAACGTCACCATGACCGCGTTGAACGCGGCCGACCCCCAGTCCCACGACGCCCATGCGGCGACGGTGGCGCGGTCCGTGCGAAAGCTGCTCATGTTCCCCAGGCTAATTACCCGGGGCGGAAAGGGGCGGGGGTTTCGCCCGCGCTACCCCAGGCGGCCGCGGCCCATGCGCAGCAGCGCGGTGGCGATGGCCGGGCCCTCCGGGCCTAGGGCGTCGCGGAACTCGTTGATGATCTGCACCTCGCGGGTGTGCACCAGGCGCGTGCCGCCGGACCCCATGCGGGTCTTGCCCACGGCCTTGCTCACCTCGGTGCGGCGCTGGATCGCGTCGATGATCAGCTTGTCCAGGCGGTTGATTTCCTCGCGGTATTTCTCGATCTCGGACGAGCTCAGGGGGTCGTCCGTGCCGGTGGGCGTGCGGACGTCGAAGGCGGCGATGAGGTCGTCGTTCATGCGTTCCATTCTGCCAAATGGGCGATCCGGGGGCTGGGCTAGGCTTGGCCCATCATGGTTGATTCGCTCGGTTTTGCCGCCCCGTCCCCCGATCCCGCCGCCCCCGCGACCGCCGATTCCCGCGATGCGTTCGGCTCGCGCGACGACCTTCTGGAGGGGCTCAACCCCCAGCAGCGGGCCGCGGTGCTGCACGAGGGGCGGCCGCTGCTCATCGTCGCCGGCGCCGGGTCGGGCAAGACGGCGGTGCTCACGCGGCGCATCGCGCACCTCATCGGGGCGCGGGGGGTGCACCCCGGGCAGATCCTGGCCATCACCTTCACCAACAAGGCGGCGGCGGAGATGCGCGAGCGCGTCGCGGCGCTGGTGGGGCCGGCGGCGCAGCGGATGTGGGTGGCCACCTTCCACTCCACGTGCGTGCGCATCCTGCGCATGCAGCACGCACTCGTGCCGGGGCTGAACTCGAACTTCTCCATCTACGACGCCGACGATTCGCGCCGACTGCTGTCGATGATCGCCCGCGACATGGACCTGGACGTGAAGAAGTTCACCGGCCGCGTCCTGTCGAACCGGATCTCCAACCTCAAGAACGAGCTGATCGGGCCCGAGCAGGCGGCGTCGGAAGCCGAGGTCACCCGCAATCCCTTCGACGAGGTCGTGGCGCGGGTGTACCGCGAGTACCAGGTGCGGCTGCGGGCGGCGAACGCGCTGGACTTCGACGACCTGATCGGCGAGACGGTGCGCATCTTCCGCGAGCACCCGGAGGTCGCCGAGTACTACCGCCGCCGTTTCCGCCACGTGCTGGTCGACGAGTACCAGGACACCAACCACGCGCAGTACGCGCTGGTCTCGGCGCTGGTGGGCAAGCCGGGCGGTGAGGTCCCGCCGAGCGAGCTGTGCGTCGTGGGCGATTCGGACCAGTCGATCTACGCGTTCCGCGGGGCGACGATCCGCAACATCGAGGAGTTCGAGGAGGACTACCCGGAGGCCGAGTCGATCCTGCTGGAGCAGAACTACAGGTCCACGCAGACGATCCTGTCGGCGGCCAACGCCCTCATCGCGCGCAACGAGAACCGGCGCGAGAAGAAACTGTGGACAGACCTGGGCGAGGGCGAGCGGATCAAGGGCTACGTCGCCGACAACGAGCATGACGAGGCCCGGTTCATCGCCAACGAGATCGACGACCTCGTCGACCGGGGCGAGGCGACCTACTCGGACGTGGCGGTGTTCTACCGCACGAACAACTCCTCCCGCCCGCTGGAAGACGTGTTCATCCGCATGGGCGTGCCGTACACCGTCGTCGGCGGCACGCGGTTCTACGAGCGCCGCGAGGTCCGCGACGTGGTTGCGTACCTGCGGGTGATCGCGAATCCGGACGACGACGTCTCGATGCGGCGCATCATCAACACCCCGCGCCGCGGCATCGGCGACAAGGCCCAGTCCCACGTCGCGCTGCACGCGGAGGACACCGGCACGTCCTTCGGGGCGGCGCTGCGCGCGACGGGCCGCGGCGAGGTCGCCATGGTCGCGGCGCGGTCGCGCAACGCGATGAAGGCTTTCGCGGAGCTTCTCGACGGCATCGCGGCGGACATGTCCACCGGGGACCTGGGGGACATCGGCGACGTGGTCGAGGCGATCCTCGACCGCACCGGCTACCGCGCGGAACTGGAGAGGTCGTCGGACCCGCAGGACGCCACGCGCCTGGACAACCTCAACGAGCTCGTGTCGGTCGCCCGCGAGTTTTCGGCGGAGGCCGCCCTGCGGGAGGGCGTGGAGGAAGCCGGCGACGGCATGGACGACGGCCAGCCGGAGCCCGGCAGCCTGCAGGCCTTCCTCGAGCGGGTGTCGCTGGTCGCCGACGCCGACCAGATCCCGGACGACGATCGCGGGGTGGTGACGCTGATGACGCTGCACACCGCCAAGGGCCTGGAGTTCCCCGTCGTGTTCGTCACGGGCTGGGAGGATGGGCAGTTCCCGCACCTGCGGGCGATGGGCGACCCCAAGGAACTGGCGGAGGAGCGCCGCCTGGCCTACGTCGGCCTGACCCGCGCCCGCAAGCGCCTGTACGTATCGCGGGCGCAGACGAGGTCGTCGTGGGGCGCGCCGCAGAACAACCCGCCGTCGCGTTTCCTCGGGGAGATCCCCGACGAGCTGGTCGAGTGGCTGCGCGAGGAACCGGCGACGTCGTGGGGCGGGGGAGCGGCGTTCGGCCGCGGCTCCGGCTCCGGGTTCGGGGCGTCGTCGCGCTCGGGCTTCGGCCGCTCCGCCGCGGCCCCGGCGTCGTCGGCCGGCCGCAAGAAGAACACCCAGCTCCAACTTGCCGCGGGCGACAGGGTCGTCCACGACAAGTACGGGCTGGGCACGGTGATGGCGGTCGACGGGGTCGGGCCCCGGGCGACGGCCACCATCGACTTCGGTTCGGCCGGCAAGGTCCGCCTGATGCTGATCGGCGGCCTGCCGATGGAGAAGCTCTAGGTGTTGTGTCCCGGTAGGTTGCGGCGGTGGGCGGCTACCGCTTCGCCGTGATCCAGCAGGTGATCACCGCGTCCTGGACGAGCGTGCCCTTGGAGTCCACGAGCTCGATGCGGACGTCGAGGTTGCGGCCCCCGGACTCCGGAGTGATCTCGGTGAAGTCCGGCAGGTCGGCGGTGGCGGTGGCCGTCAGGCCGCCCTTGGAGATCTTCAGGTAGTTCGTGGTCATGGCCTTGGGCACCCAGCGGTGGGACGCCGGCACGGACGCCTCGCAGAGCATGCCCATGGCGAACTCGGCCAGGTTGCAGGCGGCGATGGCGTGGAAGGTGCCGATGTGGTTCTGCACGCCCCACCACTTCGGGGCCGTCGCCACGGCGCGGCCGGGCTCCATGGAGCGCAGGTGGGGGACGGAGGTGCGGAAGTACGGCGCCCGCAGGGAAACGCCCGCGGAGAAGATGCGCGAGCCCAGCACCGGGATGCGCGACGCCTTCTGCCACATGCCCAGCGTCGCGGTGGGCTTGCCCGCCGCGGGGCGGGTGGCGGGGAGATTCGCTTCGTTCATTCCGCCAGCGTAAGCCCGGCGATGGTGCGCACGGGCGGAAATCACGGGATCCGCCGCATCCGGGCCGTCGCAAAGCGAAAGGCCGGTCCCGCGCGATGCGGGACCGGCCGGAAAG
This genomic stretch from Corynebacterium hansenii harbors:
- a CDS encoding MFS transporter: MSSFRTDRATVAAWASWDWGSAAFNAVMVTFIYSVYLTESVGADIGGPIPASSWYGWAMAAAGVIIAVVAPVQGRRADAKGKRRWSMTMWTLVVIALMASLFFIRNEPAWFWPGIAIMAVGAVAFEFAEVSYFAMLRQVSTPDNVGRVSGIGWSAGYFGGIFLLLLCYVGFIAGEGGAFGLSTADGMNVRVVALVAAAWFLVFALPTFFRVPEIAPDRDIDGSYGESYKRLFGELKQLWREDPRSIKFLVAQAVFRDGLAGVFTFGAILAVTVYGLSPADVLLFGIAANVVSALGALGAGFLDDFIGPRPVILWSLGLMVVTSVALLFVDGPGWFWPLGLTLCLFVGPAQSAARSFLARIAPEGREGQMFGLYVTTGRAVSWMAPAAFAALVAVFGTDRAGIGGIALVLIAGMILFALVPKNPAAPAVEVAEARV
- a CDS encoding chorismate mutase — its product is MNDDLIAAFDVRTPTGTDDPLSSSEIEKYREEINRLDKLIIDAIQRRTEVSKAVGKTRMGSGGTRLVHTREVQIINEFRDALGPEGPAIATALLRMGRGRLG
- the pcrA gene encoding DNA helicase PcrA — translated: MVDSLGFAAPSPDPAAPATADSRDAFGSRDDLLEGLNPQQRAAVLHEGRPLLIVAGAGSGKTAVLTRRIAHLIGARGVHPGQILAITFTNKAAAEMRERVAALVGPAAQRMWVATFHSTCVRILRMQHALVPGLNSNFSIYDADDSRRLLSMIARDMDLDVKKFTGRVLSNRISNLKNELIGPEQAASEAEVTRNPFDEVVARVYREYQVRLRAANALDFDDLIGETVRIFREHPEVAEYYRRRFRHVLVDEYQDTNHAQYALVSALVGKPGGEVPPSELCVVGDSDQSIYAFRGATIRNIEEFEEDYPEAESILLEQNYRSTQTILSAANALIARNENRREKKLWTDLGEGERIKGYVADNEHDEARFIANEIDDLVDRGEATYSDVAVFYRTNNSSRPLEDVFIRMGVPYTVVGGTRFYERREVRDVVAYLRVIANPDDDVSMRRIINTPRRGIGDKAQSHVALHAEDTGTSFGAALRATGRGEVAMVAARSRNAMKAFAELLDGIAADMSTGDLGDIGDVVEAILDRTGYRAELERSSDPQDATRLDNLNELVSVAREFSAEAALREGVEEAGDGMDDGQPEPGSLQAFLERVSLVADADQIPDDDRGVVTLMTLHTAKGLEFPVVFVTGWEDGQFPHLRAMGDPKELAEERRLAYVGLTRARKRLYVSRAQTRSSWGAPQNNPPSRFLGEIPDELVEWLREEPATSWGGGAAFGRGSGSGFGASSRSGFGRSAAAPASSAGRKKNTQLQLAAGDRVVHDKYGLGTVMAVDGVGPRATATIDFGSAGKVRLMLIGGLPMEKL
- a CDS encoding hotdog fold domain-containing protein; protein product: MNEANLPATRPAAGKPTATLGMWQKASRIPVLGSRIFSAGVSLRAPYFRTSVPHLRSMEPGRAVATAPKWWGVQNHIGTFHAIAACNLAEFAMGMLCEASVPASHRWVPKAMTTNYLKISKGGLTATATADLPDFTEITPESGGRNLDVRIELVDSKGTLVQDAVITCWITAKR